In Bactrocera neohumeralis isolate Rockhampton chromosome 5, APGP_CSIRO_Bneo_wtdbg2-racon-allhic-juicebox.fasta_v2, whole genome shotgun sequence, the genomic window AAGCGATTTGCGTTCACAAGCGGCCGCTGCTTATTCCGAACAGAAATTTGATGAAGCCATCGATCTATATACCAAAGCTATCGAGCTGAATCCCGGCAATGCCTTGTTCCATGCCAAGCGCGGTCAGGCATTTCTCAAACTAAAGAAGCCCAATGCTTGTATTCGTGACTGTGACAAAGCGTTGGAGTTGAATTGTGATTCAGCGGCGGCCTACAAGTTCCGCGGCCGTGCTCACCGTTTGTTGGGTAATTGGGAGAAATCTGCCAACGATTTGCGGCAAGCTTGCAAGTTAGATTTCGATGAGGAGGCAGACGAATGGTTGCGTGAAGTAACACCCAACGCCAAGAAACTCGAACAGCACCGTATTAAGCAGGAACGGAAGCGTGCCGAGCGCGAAAGCAAGAAGGCACAGCACAAGGCTCGTGCCCACGCTAAAGAACgtaagcaacagcaacaacagcagccacaAGAGCAAAAACCAGCAAATGATATACGCTTCGATCCAGAGTTTTTGACCGCCCTTCAGGATAAAGAGTTTCAGCAGATGCTGATGGACATTGCAAAGAGTCCAGAGAATATTGAGAAGTACAAGAGCAATCCGAAATTCGCTAAAATCGCCGAGTTCGGCAACAAAATTGGTTTAGAAAATGTTGCCAAGATGTTCGAGGGCTTGAACAGAACACAAGCGCCACCTCCTAAACCAGAACCCAAAGCCGAGCCGAAACCACAAGATTTCGATGATAATTTAGATTAGAAACAACAATGTCTTTGACTGTTTAACTACTTAGCGCTGTGTCGCGCACTCTTCTGGTTTATTAATCAATCaatatgttataatattaaCTATAAGTTTTTCAATGGCGAAGGTGTGCGTCGTACTTTCAATGAAATCGGTGAAAGCAAAAATGTCTGGATTTGAGGTTATGCTCTGAGCATCACTTTGTAACATTAagaattcaaatataaaatattccttAAGTCGCTTTACCTATATGTTGAACAatgaaattgtcaaaaaaatattgaaatttgttttagtttgtaATTTTGTAGTCTCTGAGACTCTCAAAgcatttcaaaagttatttatatatttaaattgttcTAAATTATAAACTTGCACTAATTTGCCGTGAATTGCTATGTCTAAGCAGCCCGCCTAGGTTTATTAAATGACAGTAATTTATGTCACGCATTGCGAAAatgaattcataattttaaacaataaaatcaacGAAAAAGTTAACCACTAGTGGccatgtttatatacatacatacactcatacatatttattgtttatgtgcAGCTAACGAAAGCTACagatttttcattttgtaggcaaaagaaaaacaaaaaaaaaactaataagcACTGCAAGCAATAAAGTCATACTGAATTATATTgcaaatattaataacaatatgtaataatagaaattaaaataaaggaaagcatgcattaaaattataacggGAAATTCttacttcacttatttcttCGCTCTTATGGAAACTTTAAATCAGGCGAAAACTAGAGAGGCAAAACTCTTACATTAACATGGTTTTcggatttaaaaaattgaatttttttattgtcttattaaattttacaacacctctcgaatattgtcctaaattttcaaattgattcGAGTaaaagtttcggagatacagccttgagaacttgtgcgctcgagggtAGCttggctaagtgcgccgtctttaaacgcgtttttctcgaaactgcgtttttgaagttggttggcaagatttctcgagaactactcaaccaatcttcatgaaattttacacaggtatttgagatacaattcttaaagacttggacaaagtatttttttcgattacaactgtttgaaaaaaaaaaacaaaatgtcgagagatttccatttttttgtaaaaatgtttgccaaaaatccaattttcattttttttcttttgtccaagttctaagttaaggttttaacaaaaacacGTATTtattcactttagatgatcctgtaaggagttatcttgCTAACACAGTCACATCGTTTTTCCGagaggtcaccggaaatggcgccacaatagccgagttaaaatttattttttaaaaatttcagaatttctttgttaatagtatatgtttgtaacaataaaaaatctaataaaatatttcgattattatatgaaaaaaaaattgttgaaaaaaggctgttttttacccgaggaaacccatgtaaaccCTTAATGTGAAAAGCCTGGtcaaaattcatttactttttcaaaatggcgggtttcaaaaaaaaaaaaaaaatattgctttaaatttaaaatccaGATTAGcttaaatcgaaattattattaaaactcTTATAAATCATATCATTTCGATTATTATCCGACAGATATACATATCTGGGAAGGTCGTCTGCAAGTTTCAATTCGTTGATTCAGCCGTTTCGTAGAAAATTTCCTCATCGGCTCAGAAAATAAATTCGAACCAATTGTCATCGAAAAGAACTCATCCATAAGTAATCAGACAAAATACCACTTTTATGTTGCATTAAGAATGAATCGAAAATGGGCTCGCCTTTTCTTTTGCCTCTGCATACTTTCAGCACCTGTAAATCTAAAGATGTTTTGTAACACTTAAAACTAATTCTGACCGAGATGAtaagaattctgccgagttgacactCCTTGGCCTAATAAAAATcagggtccgttccggttacgtagacccgactgtcgcaGGAACGGTTAATCTGTCCcagcaagcgataacttgagtcaAAATTGAAACTTCTTCGTATCCTTATTGTAGATGAGCATTTGgggtttaaattaaaacaagtaaggaagagctaagttcgagtataaccgaaaatttcatactcttgctACTTGTTAGAATTAAGGCCAGGGAAGTACCTTAAGTTGCAAAATTTTAACCAGAAgttcggaatccaagcaattatatatatatatgtatatgtacataagtatgtacgatatgtacttatataactCGTACACTGACCACCATAATTGGCATAAGGTTTttagaataacgaaaatattatttatactataggtactggagtccgcatattcagtacctaggcgtttgaacagttttggtcaTGGGATATCATACTTCAAAGGCACTAGTGGTGCAAAGTTTTGTcgcgttatattaattacttcttgatttgtataccggAAAGTGAGAGATTCAAAAGGACtgtaaaattgtgttatatggaatgTAGgagtggttgtagtccgatttcacccattttcacaccGTGACACTTTCTtctttatagccgagtttacaacaacgcTCTAGTCGTTCTTTATTTTCGATGTTTTGCGCCAGTTGGAGATTCCAGGTGTTtttcacctggtcttttcaaagaAGTGGAGGTctacctcttcctctgcttccctcggtgtcgaataccttcagagctggattgttttcgttcaatcggacgacatgacctagccagcatagccaatcttccgcaaaacctttctctcgaaaactcgtgaGGCCGACTTATCAgactgcaccatatagcaggacaggaataatgagtagcacctgttgacaagagccactctgcgttggatttcgaggctgacattgtggttggtgttaatgctggtttcacACACTGCGacataagaatattaaaataatattatctaataataatattatctaataataatCCGAATTAATTcatttcacactgtcggtaggggTTTTTATAGGATTTATcttgagcgaatttggttataaTAGCCTGAACGCTttgagagatatgtacattaaacctattaaagGGCGAAAATTGTCGAAATCTGAACATAAATATGGAAGCCCCCAAATACCAAATATGTAGACCCTAGTGCAAAAGTctgatttttttccgaaaatatcgATTAATATGTGAGATCTACATTGAATATATGGTCAGCGAGAATCCTTTTCTGATGTATAGGTTTCCTTCGTATAGGTTTTCAAAATCCCATTCTATTAGTTGGACCAGAATATGATTAGTTAATGGTTGAACTTGTCTTCTCAAATTTTTGCATCAATTTACCAATGAATTGTATCTTTGAGCTTCATTTCGTCGTTTCGATAGTCCTTCTATTGCATTTTTTAACTCCGTCAGCCCAAGCTCTACTTTATCAGTTCAAAGGTAAACAAACTCTTGGTCCACCCTTCATAAAGGATAACATATTCTCGCCTTCTTTGAGTGAAAGTTCATTGCCTTCGACTAGGGGTGTTTTGTTACGAAAGTGAGCTAGACaaaattcatacaaaaacagaaacaaatttcacttttccaGACAATAAAATACAATTGAATCAAACAATGAGTCAGAATAATTCAGCCTCCACATACTAgaactatgtatg contains:
- the LOC126758183 gene encoding hsc70-interacting protein 1-like — protein: MGDTNKTPTEEEIDQASDLRSQAAAAYSEQKFDEAIDLYTKAIELNPGNALFHAKRGQAFLKLKKPNACIRDCDKALELNCDSAAAYKFRGRAHRLLGNWEKSANDLRQACKLDFDEEADEWLREVTPNAKKLEQHRIKQERKRAERESKKAQHKARAHAKERKQQQQQQPQEQKPANDIRFDPEFLTALQDKEFQQMLMDIAKSPENIEKYKSNPKFAKIAEFGNKIGLENVAKMFEGLNRTQAPPPKPEPKAEPKPQDFDDNLD